Proteins from one Emys orbicularis isolate rEmyOrb1 chromosome 2, rEmyOrb1.hap1, whole genome shotgun sequence genomic window:
- the ELOC gene encoding elongin-C, with amino-acid sequence MDGEEKTYGGCEGPDAMYVKLISSDGHEFIVKREHALTSGTIKAMLSGPGQFAENETNEVNFREIPSHVLSKVCMYFTYKVRYTNSSTEIPEFPIAPEIALELLMAANFLDC; translated from the exons ATGG atggagaagagaaaacaTATGGTGGGTGTGAGGGCCCTGATGCTATGTATGTGAAGTTGATATCCTCTGATGGTCATGAGTTTATTGTAAAAAGAGAGCATGCGTTAACATCAGGAACAATAAAAGCTATGTTGAGTGGTCCAG gtcagtttgctgaaaatgaaacaaatgaGGTGAATTTTAGAGAGATTCCATCCCACGTCCTATCCAAAGTATGCATGTATTTCACCTACAAGGTTCGCTACACTAACAGCTCCACGGAGATTCCTGAATTCCCAATTGCACCTGAAATTGCACTGGAACTGCTGATGGCTGCAAACTTCTTAgattgttaa